In the genome of Fulvivirga maritima, one region contains:
- a CDS encoding RICIN domain-containing protein, with product MKLFTKISLLFVFSCFLSLVQVYAQGEVTRSGNTWSARVNGNTVYTGSRMFDAVNAACGNAGTGATINIRNSGDSGEDGGNVYAIRPLAGQTLDFHGHTVNCNSSGDLAVAVHADRRNGITLRNLRVTGNPRYGLWFRGCSDVTLTNITMDLSNDSPVGLGIRVDASTAAASNLTINGTTTITGSKGHGIETYGLNGVSIGDVTVTNTGGCGVLLNQSQNCTVGVVTGNYNCYGGGYATFRVANDNGSTHVDGVYSRNSGRGFFSVSGSHDCTIDWVDIANSTSQGIFLEDATNTHVLSGTVVNGNPDVQLVRSPNCTVNVNGSGGGGPDCGTCGSGILSGAIYRITPKHDQSKSIELYNFESANGTNVNQWEYWGGEYQHWVARDRGNGYWSFHPVAAQGRSMDIWEMSQDDGATINIYDYWGGDGQQFYFSNAGSGGWVRIKSRLSGKCLDVLDGSSDNGANLIQWECISNQTNQMFRFEPVAAGSQVARVNFDEEKITQGEISIYPNPAQSTINLQLPKEPTEAAFYQIFDVNGSLLSSAKILSASSQLDVSFLQPGAYVLLINDESVAISHKINIQ from the coding sequence ATGAAATTATTTACCAAAATTTCGCTTCTTTTTGTCTTTTCCTGCTTTTTGTCTTTGGTGCAAGTTTATGCTCAGGGAGAGGTTACGCGCTCTGGTAATACCTGGTCTGCCCGGGTTAATGGAAATACAGTATATACCGGCTCACGGATGTTCGATGCAGTAAATGCGGCTTGTGGAAATGCCGGTACAGGAGCTACTATTAATATCAGAAACTCTGGTGATTCCGGAGAAGATGGCGGGAATGTATATGCCATCAGGCCTTTGGCTGGTCAGACATTAGATTTTCATGGTCACACCGTTAACTGTAACAGTAGTGGGGATCTGGCTGTGGCTGTACATGCTGACCGACGAAATGGCATAACACTAAGAAATCTGAGAGTGACCGGTAATCCCAGATACGGACTCTGGTTTAGAGGCTGCTCTGATGTTACGCTCACTAACATTACCATGGACTTAAGTAATGATAGTCCTGTAGGGCTGGGAATAAGAGTAGATGCATCTACCGCTGCGGCATCAAATTTAACTATTAATGGTACTACTACCATTACAGGAAGTAAAGGACATGGCATTGAAACTTATGGGCTAAACGGAGTTTCAATAGGAGATGTAACTGTAACTAATACCGGTGGTTGTGGTGTATTGTTAAACCAATCTCAAAACTGTACTGTAGGAGTAGTTACCGGAAATTATAATTGCTATGGTGGCGGATATGCCACATTTAGAGTGGCCAATGATAATGGATCTACTCATGTGGACGGTGTATATTCAAGAAATTCAGGACGTGGTTTTTTTAGTGTATCAGGAAGCCATGACTGCACTATCGATTGGGTAGACATCGCTAATAGCACCAGTCAGGGTATATTTTTAGAAGATGCCACTAATACCCATGTGCTTAGTGGTACAGTAGTAAATGGTAATCCTGATGTGCAGTTAGTAAGATCACCTAACTGTACGGTGAATGTTAATGGCTCAGGTGGTGGTGGACCAGATTGTGGCACTTGCGGCAGCGGTATCTTAAGCGGAGCAATATACAGAATTACACCTAAGCATGATCAGAGCAAATCCATAGAGCTTTATAATTTCGAATCAGCTAATGGTACTAATGTAAACCAGTGGGAATATTGGGGCGGCGAGTATCAGCACTGGGTAGCTCGAGACAGAGGCAATGGCTATTGGAGTTTCCACCCGGTAGCAGCTCAGGGCAGGTCGATGGATATCTGGGAAATGTCTCAGGATGATGGAGCTACTATAAATATCTATGATTATTGGGGAGGTGATGGCCAGCAATTTTACTTTTCTAACGCTGGGAGTGGCGGATGGGTGCGTATTAAATCCCGTTTGAGTGGAAAGTGTTTAGATGTTTTAGATGGATCTTCTGATAATGGCGCTAACCTCATTCAGTGGGAATGTATAAGTAATCAGACTAATCAGATGTTTCGATTTGAGCCTGTAGCAGCGGGCTCTCAGGTAGCCAGGGTTAATTTTGATGAAGAGAAAATTACTCAGGGGGAAATCAGTATTTATCCTAACCCGGCACAGAGTACGATAAACTTGCAATTGCCCAAAGAGCCCACAGAAGCAGCCTTTTATCAAATCTTTGATGTTAATGGAAGCCTATTAAGCTCCGCTAAAATACTATCAGCTTCTTCTCAGCTCGATGTTTCTTTTCTTCAACCAGGCGCTTATGTCCTTTTAATTAATGATGAAAGCGTAGCGATAAGTCATAAGATAAATATTCAATAA
- a CDS encoding RICIN domain-containing protein has translation MKNSILIFLVLILGVFSAKAANYYVATNGNDSNSGSSGSPFYTLQRAVNVASSGDYIYVRGGTYNYSSTVVIPRNKSGSSSSPIRVWADGGVPIFNFSAQSENSSNRGIVLDANYWHFRGITIQQAGDNGMLVAGNNNTIEDCIFHSNHDTGLQISRYNGSYNSISQWPANNLILRCESFNNRDSDNEDADGFAAKLTVGNGNVFDACVAHHNIDDGWDLYTKNDTGPIGPVTLLGCIAHNNGVLLDGNTSGGGDKNGFKLGGSGIHVNHIVRRCIAYNNGKHGFTDNGNTGRIEFTNNTSYNNDDYNFHTRDGASHVFKNNISFESSSNDRIRGNTSAPNVFDNGDSWPYSVSSSDFVTLVPGVYNDPTSNGFLSLASGSDLINVGVTSSGISYNGSAPDLGAVESNVGGGGGGGGGDGPTCGTCASGIVNGGTYRITPRHDVTKSLELYELESDNGTNVNQWEYWNGSYQKWLARDRGNGYWSFHPLNAQGRALDIWELSEESGANVTIFDYWGGEGQQFYFSNAGSGGWVRIKSRLSDKCLDVEDASTADGANVMQWDCLSDQYNQMFRFEPVSTSSARINLEDEGGNNNFKYRFYPNPVSSTLNLEVAEVTESTTMEIVDPAGKAVMTKKVVNNTSTVDVGGLKAGIYILLIKENDKQLLSENIYITK, from the coding sequence ATGAAAAATTCTATCTTAATTTTTCTGGTATTGATACTAGGTGTTTTTTCCGCCAAAGCAGCTAATTATTATGTTGCTACAAATGGAAATGATTCTAACTCAGGATCGAGTGGGAGTCCATTTTACACACTGCAGAGAGCAGTGAATGTAGCCAGTTCTGGCGATTACATTTATGTGCGTGGAGGTACGTATAATTATTCCAGCACAGTGGTAATACCCAGGAATAAGTCTGGCTCTTCTAGTTCACCCATTAGGGTTTGGGCTGATGGTGGAGTGCCCATCTTTAATTTTTCTGCTCAGTCAGAAAATTCTTCTAACCGTGGAATAGTTCTGGATGCTAACTATTGGCATTTCAGAGGTATTACTATTCAGCAGGCAGGAGACAATGGTATGCTTGTAGCTGGAAACAACAATACTATTGAAGACTGCATCTTTCACTCTAACCATGATACCGGTCTTCAAATAAGCAGGTATAATGGTTCTTATAACAGTATTAGCCAATGGCCTGCTAATAATCTCATTTTGAGATGTGAATCTTTTAACAATAGAGATTCTGATAATGAAGATGCTGATGGTTTTGCCGCTAAACTTACAGTGGGTAATGGTAATGTCTTTGACGCTTGCGTTGCACATCATAACATTGATGATGGTTGGGATCTGTATACTAAAAATGATACAGGTCCGATTGGCCCAGTTACTTTACTTGGATGTATTGCTCATAATAATGGCGTATTACTAGACGGCAATACTTCTGGTGGTGGTGATAAGAACGGTTTTAAACTTGGTGGATCTGGAATTCATGTTAACCATATAGTAAGAAGATGTATTGCCTATAATAATGGTAAGCATGGTTTTACTGACAATGGGAATACCGGTCGTATAGAGTTTACTAACAACACTTCTTATAATAATGATGATTATAACTTCCACACTCGTGATGGGGCTTCTCATGTTTTTAAGAATAACATTTCTTTTGAATCTTCTTCTAATGATCGTATCAGAGGAAATACTTCAGCACCAAACGTGTTTGATAATGGTGATTCATGGCCATATTCAGTGAGCAGTTCTGATTTTGTAACGTTAGTGCCAGGAGTTTATAATGATCCTACCTCTAATGGCTTTTTATCTTTGGCTTCTGGTAGTGATCTTATAAATGTAGGCGTAACTTCATCAGGAATAAGCTATAATGGTTCTGCTCCTGATTTAGGTGCAGTAGAATCTAACGTCGGCGGCGGCGGAGGAGGTGGAGGAGGCGATGGCCCCACCTGTGGTACATGTGCCAGTGGTATAGTAAATGGTGGTACCTACCGCATTACCCCGAGACATGATGTAACTAAATCATTAGAGCTCTATGAACTTGAATCTGATAACGGGACTAACGTAAATCAATGGGAATACTGGAATGGAAGTTATCAGAAATGGTTAGCACGTGACCGTGGTAATGGATACTGGAGTTTTCACCCTCTAAATGCTCAAGGCAGAGCTTTAGATATTTGGGAGCTGTCTGAAGAAAGTGGAGCTAATGTAACTATTTTTGATTATTGGGGTGGAGAAGGTCAGCAGTTCTATTTCTCAAATGCCGGAAGCGGAGGCTGGGTAAGAATAAAATCCAGACTAAGTGATAAGTGTCTAGATGTTGAAGATGCTTCAACTGCAGATGGTGCTAATGTTATGCAGTGGGATTGCTTAAGCGACCAGTATAATCAAATGTTTAGATTTGAACCAGTATCAACATCTTCTGCTAGAATTAATTTAGAAGATGAGGGGGGAAATAATAACTTTAAATACAGATTCTACCCTAATCCGGTTAGCAGTACCTTGAATTTAGAAGTGGCCGAAGTAACAGAAAGTACTACGATGGAAATTGTAGACCCTGCTGGTAAGGCGGTAATGACCAAAAAAGTGGTTAATAATACTTCAACAGTGGATGTGGGTGGACTGAAGGCAGGCATTTATATTCTTCTTATTAAAGAGAATGATAAGCAGCTTCTTTCTGAAAATATTTACATCACTAAATAA
- a CDS encoding pectate lyase family protein → MKTIFTFIALIFCSGFMSVHARDIYLSPSGSDSGSGSQSSPLYSLEEAVDMASAGDRIYMRGGTYNYSSTIKIEKSGRSGSMISVLAYNGEVPVLSFSAMSENSSNRGIVLDGDYWHFKDIIIEEAGDNGMLLSGNNNIIEDCIFRANHDTGLQISRYNGSDDSISEWPTDNLILGCEAYNNRDSDNEDADGFAAKLTVGTGNVFRNCISHHNIDDGWDLYTKTDTGPIGSITLEGCIAHHNGTLTSGGSSGGGDKNGFKLGGSGIHVDHIVRRCIAYNNGKHGFTDNSNTGSIEFTNNTSYDNEEYNFHTRDGASHIFKNNLSYQSSSNDRLRGNTSAPNVFDNNDSWPYSVSSSDFVTLTPGPDNNPTSNGFLSLAANSDLINAGVTTSGITYNGSAPDLGALEYGGTTTPDPDPETYTLTVNRTPSNGGSVSITPNKSEYEDGETVTLTASANSGFTFSGWSGALSGSAATASVTMTSNRTVTAIFESTDNGGGGGEPGATVRIEDTNSNAQGLCAYDGSLKEYANADNGSAINLSNSADQSIVWKVRAATSGTYTLTWRYTNGGNSAHTQAVVALNGDVVRNVTFSKTQDKETFVTTSTTVSLNQGVNELSLITAEDGEFADVDWMEVSGPGVSIASCSASNSDNDTPADASIALSSSVANDEIALEWEVTNATFAHVEIFRDTDDNPSGRVRIGSLDEATTFVDETAEEGVTYYYWVKGVYTDGTESVNSNVASARIAADDVAEIALEATAGAGEINLSWSIGDAQFAHVEIFRDTDSDPSGRVRIGSLDEATTYTDATAEAGVTYYYWVKGVYTDGTSAVNSNVASAAALGDIDLGDFSMEGYATVPGDGFQTTTGGAGGSVVIISSLSELEDWASYREGETSPQIAYFSGKISSSSSTVVTIKHGANISILGLGDGAELENVGLNIRNYDNVIVRNLKIHEVFYPNDALTIDECSHVWIDHLELHSKMGDGIGVDTYDGLLDIKKGSRYVTVSWCYIHDHMKTSLIGHTNNSGQQEEDSQMRITYHHNYFYNTYGRNPSLRYGAIHMYNNYFNKISDYGLAARVGAHALVENCHYNDVDISMSTDKFPVSGMPNGYICQSGNLLTGDTGEPIISQTGCDWWNLPYDYEMAPASTLAGTLPSQVGVGKLDITLSANAIMASVEPKQENIITAQGFKVDNNYPNPFSVKTNIRFYLDENEPVSLVVYDVMGNQVYKMMNEDYNKGQNEITLQRGNLPAGIYTYILSTPQNSVKKRFSIVR, encoded by the coding sequence ATATTATCATTGAAGAAGCTGGCGATAACGGTATGCTTTTATCTGGTAATAATAACATTATTGAAGATTGTATTTTTAGAGCCAATCATGATACAGGTTTACAGATAAGTAGATATAATGGCTCTGATGATTCTATCAGCGAATGGCCTACAGATAACCTAATATTAGGTTGTGAAGCTTATAATAACCGTGATTCTGATAATGAAGATGCAGATGGTTTTGCTGCCAAGCTTACAGTAGGTACAGGAAATGTTTTTAGAAACTGTATCTCACACCATAATATTGATGATGGTTGGGATTTATATACCAAAACAGATACAGGCCCAATAGGAAGCATTACGCTTGAAGGCTGTATTGCTCACCATAACGGAACACTTACCTCTGGCGGGAGCTCTGGTGGAGGAGATAAAAATGGATTTAAACTAGGCGGTTCAGGTATCCACGTAGATCATATCGTTCGTAGATGTATAGCTTATAATAACGGTAAACATGGTTTTACTGATAATAGCAACACAGGAAGTATAGAGTTCACTAACAACACTTCTTATGATAATGAGGAGTATAACTTCCATACCAGAGACGGCGCTTCTCATATATTTAAAAATAACCTTTCTTACCAGTCGTCTTCTAATGACCGCTTGAGAGGTAACACTTCAGCTCCTAATGTTTTTGATAACAATGATTCTTGGCCTTACTCTGTGAGTAGCTCTGACTTTGTTACTTTAACTCCTGGGCCAGACAATAACCCTACTTCTAATGGATTTTTGTCTTTAGCAGCTAATAGTGATTTAATAAATGCAGGTGTTACTACATCTGGTATTACTTATAATGGATCAGCTCCGGATTTAGGAGCATTAGAGTATGGTGGTACTACTACACCTGATCCAGATCCAGAAACCTATACATTAACAGTAAATCGTACTCCTTCAAATGGTGGTAGTGTTTCTATTACTCCTAATAAAAGTGAGTATGAAGATGGAGAAACAGTAACCTTAACCGCTTCTGCGAATTCTGGTTTTACTTTTTCTGGCTGGTCAGGAGCACTTTCTGGTTCTGCAGCTACAGCTTCTGTTACTATGACTTCTAACAGAACGGTTACTGCTATTTTTGAAAGTACAGATAACGGTGGAGGCGGCGGTGAGCCTGGAGCTACCGTGAGAATTGAAGATACTAATAGCAATGCGCAAGGCCTTTGTGCTTATGATGGTAGTCTTAAAGAATATGCTAACGCTGATAATGGTTCTGCTATCAATTTATCTAATTCTGCAGATCAATCTATTGTGTGGAAGGTGCGTGCTGCTACTTCAGGTACATACACGCTTACTTGGAGATATACTAATGGAGGAAACAGTGCACATACACAAGCTGTAGTAGCTCTTAATGGCGATGTTGTAAGAAATGTAACTTTCTCTAAAACTCAGGATAAAGAGACCTTTGTAACTACATCAACTACTGTTTCTTTAAATCAAGGAGTAAATGAGCTAAGCCTGATTACTGCAGAAGATGGTGAGTTTGCTGATGTTGACTGGATGGAGGTTTCAGGACCTGGTGTGAGTATAGCTAGTTGTTCTGCAAGTAATAGCGACAATGATACTCCAGCTGACGCATCTATAGCACTTAGCTCATCTGTTGCTAATGATGAAATTGCACTTGAGTGGGAAGTTACGAACGCTACATTTGCTCATGTAGAAATTTTCAGAGATACTGATGATAATCCTTCTGGAAGAGTGAGAATAGGCTCATTAGATGAAGCTACTACCTTTGTGGATGAAACCGCTGAAGAGGGAGTAACTTATTATTACTGGGTAAAAGGAGTTTATACTGATGGAACTGAATCAGTAAATTCTAATGTGGCTAGTGCAAGAATTGCTGCTGATGATGTGGCCGAAATTGCTTTGGAAGCTACAGCAGGAGCCGGAGAAATCAACCTAAGTTGGTCAATAGGAGATGCACAGTTTGCTCATGTAGAAATATTTAGAGATACAGATTCTGATCCTTCAGGAAGAGTGAGAATAGGTTCATTAGATGAAGCTACCACTTACACTGATGCTACGGCAGAAGCAGGAGTAACTTATTATTATTGGGTAAAAGGCGTTTACACTGATGGTACCAGTGCTGTAAATTCTAATGTAGCCAGTGCTGCTGCTCTAGGTGATATCGACCTGGGAGACTTTAGTATGGAAGGATATGCTACAGTACCTGGAGATGGCTTTCAAACTACTACTGGTGGTGCTGGTGGTAGTGTGGTTATTATATCGTCATTAAGTGAATTAGAAGATTGGGCTTCTTATAGAGAAGGCGAAACTTCACCGCAAATAGCGTACTTCAGCGGTAAAATTAGCAGCTCAAGCAGTACAGTGGTAACCATTAAGCATGGGGCTAATATTTCTATTCTGGGGCTTGGAGATGGTGCTGAGCTAGAAAATGTAGGACTGAATATCCGTAATTATGATAATGTAATAGTTCGAAATCTGAAAATACATGAGGTGTTTTACCCTAATGATGCTTTAACTATTGATGAGTGTAGCCATGTGTGGATAGATCACTTAGAGTTACACAGCAAAATGGGAGATGGAATAGGCGTTGATACTTATGACGGACTATTAGACATCAAAAAAGGCTCTCGTTATGTAACCGTTTCGTGGTGTTATATTCATGACCACATGAAAACTTCTTTGATAGGCCATACTAATAATTCTGGTCAGCAGGAAGAAGATAGCCAGATGAGAATCACTTACCACCATAATTATTTTTACAATACTTATGGCCGTAACCCAAGTTTAAGATATGGAGCTATCCATATGTATAATAACTACTTTAATAAAATTAGTGATTACGGTTTAGCTGCGAGAGTAGGAGCTCATGCGTTAGTTGAAAATTGCCATTATAATGATGTGGATATTTCAATGTCTACTGACAAGTTCCCTGTAAGTGGAATGCCTAACGGCTATATCTGTCAATCTGGTAATTTACTTACCGGAGATACAGGGGAGCCTATAATTTCTCAAACAGGCTGTGACTGGTGGAATTTACCTTACGATTATGAAATGGCACCGGCAAGCACATTGGCAGGTACATTACCTTCTCAGGTAGGTGTTGGTAAATTAGACATTACCTTGAGTGCTAATGCTATTATGGCTAGTGTGGAACCTAAGCAGGAAAATATTATTACTGCCCAAGGTTTTAAAGTGGATAATAACTATCCTAATCCCTTTAGTGTAAAAACTAATATCAGATTTTATCTGGATGAAAATGAACCTGTAAGCCTAGTGGTGTATGATGTTATGGGGAATCAGGTTTATAAAATGATGAACGAAGATTACAACAAAGGTCAGAATGAAATTACTCTGCAAAGAGGAAATCTACCGGCTGGAATTTACACTTACATTTTGAGTACTCCTCAAAATTCTGTAAAAAAGAGGTTTTCTATTGTTCGATAA
- a CDS encoding glutamate synthase subunit beta, giving the protein MGQKDGFLQYDRELPSSRDPQTRIHDYKEIYEEFPETKTKQQAARCMDCGIPFCHSGCPLGNIIPEFNDAVYREQWEEAVEILTSTNNFPEFTGRICPAPCEASCVLGINKPPVAIEHIEKTIAEKAYELGYITPQPPQERTGKTVAVIGSGPAGLATAAQLNKAGHLVTVFERADRIGGLLRYGIPDFKLEKWVIDRRVEVMEQEGITFKTNSFIGTDIPASELENNFDAVVICAGSTHPRDLPIPGRELDGVHFAMDFLTRQNKEVAGDQVNDKITAKDKNVLVIGGGDTGSDCIGTSNRHGAKSVMQIELLTKPLTHRTDKDPWPLWPMTLRTSSSHEEGADRKWAILTKEFIGSNGKLEKVKLVDIEWASGEDGRPTFNEIEGTEREIPCELALLAIGFLAPENKLLDAFDVEKDPRGNALTRGYQTNKSHVFAAGDARRGQSLVVWAISEGREAAIAVDRYLMGESKLEAKDDSFLNIAVEK; this is encoded by the coding sequence ATGGGACAAAAAGACGGATTTTTACAATACGACAGAGAGCTGCCATCTTCAAGAGACCCTCAAACAAGAATTCATGATTATAAAGAAATCTATGAGGAATTTCCTGAGACTAAGACTAAGCAGCAAGCAGCACGTTGCATGGATTGTGGCATCCCTTTTTGCCATAGTGGCTGCCCATTAGGAAATATTATTCCTGAATTTAATGATGCTGTTTATAGAGAACAATGGGAGGAAGCAGTAGAAATACTTACTTCTACTAACAACTTCCCTGAATTTACCGGCAGAATATGCCCTGCCCCTTGTGAAGCAAGTTGCGTATTGGGCATTAATAAACCTCCGGTAGCTATAGAACATATAGAAAAAACTATTGCAGAAAAAGCCTATGAATTAGGCTACATAACACCACAACCGCCACAAGAAAGAACGGGTAAAACAGTAGCAGTAATAGGTTCCGGTCCTGCCGGGTTAGCCACTGCCGCACAGTTAAACAAGGCGGGGCATTTGGTTACTGTATTTGAAAGAGCGGACAGAATAGGAGGCTTACTTAGATACGGAATCCCGGATTTCAAATTAGAAAAATGGGTAATAGACCGAAGAGTTGAAGTAATGGAGCAGGAAGGCATTACCTTTAAAACTAATAGCTTTATAGGTACTGATATTCCAGCTTCTGAGTTAGAAAACAACTTCGATGCCGTGGTAATATGTGCTGGTTCTACTCACCCCAGAGATCTGCCTATACCAGGCAGAGAGCTGGATGGCGTTCACTTCGCCATGGATTTCCTTACACGACAAAATAAAGAAGTGGCAGGAGATCAGGTAAATGATAAAATTACTGCTAAAGACAAAAATGTACTGGTTATAGGTGGTGGAGATACAGGTTCTGACTGTATTGGTACTTCTAACAGGCATGGAGCTAAGTCTGTAATGCAGATAGAGCTATTGACCAAGCCTTTAACTCATAGAACAGATAAAGATCCTTGGCCTCTTTGGCCTATGACTCTGAGAACCTCTTCTTCTCATGAAGAAGGAGCTGACAGAAAGTGGGCTATCTTAACCAAAGAGTTTATCGGCAGTAATGGTAAGCTTGAAAAAGTAAAACTAGTAGACATAGAGTGGGCTTCCGGAGAAGATGGCAGACCTACCTTTAATGAAATAGAAGGTACAGAAAGGGAAATACCATGTGAATTGGCTCTTTTGGCCATTGGCTTTTTAGCTCCTGAAAACAAGTTGTTAGATGCTTTTGATGTAGAGAAAGACCCTAGAGGCAATGCTCTAACCAGAGGCTATCAGACTAACAAGAGTCATGTTTTTGCTGCTGGTGATGCCCGTAGAGGTCAATCTTTGGTAGTGTGGGCCATCTCAGAAGGTAGAGAGGCTGCTATTGCCGTAGATCGTTATTTGATGGGTGAAAGCAAGCTTGAAGCTAAAGATGACTCGTTCCTGAATATTGCTGTAGAAAAATAA
- a CDS encoding GreA/GreB family elongation factor, protein MEQQISLKKKLYDHCVSFVDQRIKNAKDAMESAQAAANDETKSSAGDKYETGREMMQQEMENNAIQLAEAQKLKEIILSINPGRSHTTAQSGSLVITNNGSFYITIGAGKIVMDGKDYFAIAPSSPLGMQLIDKSKGDSFELNTRKFVIEDIL, encoded by the coding sequence ATGGAACAGCAAATTAGCTTAAAGAAAAAACTATACGACCACTGCGTAAGCTTTGTAGATCAGAGGATAAAGAATGCCAAAGATGCTATGGAGTCAGCGCAGGCGGCCGCTAACGATGAGACTAAAAGCTCGGCTGGAGACAAGTATGAAACCGGAAGAGAAATGATGCAACAAGAGATGGAGAACAATGCCATTCAATTGGCTGAAGCTCAGAAATTGAAAGAAATAATCTTAAGCATTAATCCGGGAAGATCTCATACAACAGCCCAGTCAGGCAGCTTGGTGATTACAAACAATGGTAGTTTTTATATTACCATTGGTGCTGGTAAAATAGTTATGGATGGTAAAGACTATTTTGCTATAGCTCCGTCTTCACCTTTAGGCATGCAGCTCATCGATAAATCAAAAGGAGATTCATTTGAACTTAATACCAGAAAGTTCGTTATTGAAGACATTCTTTAA